From the Maioricimonas rarisocia genome, one window contains:
- a CDS encoding CpaB family protein, with product MKGGLGLALATALGIVGAVCNWLYLERLARQQETVSFIAVRSNVQLEVGDAFKDSHLMRVDIPRSGVGNLDRIAPLWSAKEAVIGERATRPFAGGEIILESDLVTPAVQDLADTLQANEVARWVPIDSRSVVPQQINPGDLVSFEVPRTAGPTPAATTGGPAPPASRTELIGPFRVLALGNRREPPNVQEANRRRSTSESTITIVVRLEDGQLEPKAAHLFEALRLAGNQGARVQLHSSRYKPE from the coding sequence ATGAAAGGCGGCCTTGGGCTGGCACTGGCAACCGCGCTGGGAATCGTCGGCGCGGTCTGCAACTGGCTGTATCTCGAACGTCTGGCCCGACAGCAGGAAACGGTCTCCTTCATTGCCGTCCGCTCGAACGTGCAGCTCGAAGTGGGCGATGCCTTCAAGGACTCCCATCTGATGCGGGTCGACATTCCCCGCAGCGGGGTCGGCAATCTGGACCGCATCGCACCGTTGTGGTCCGCCAAGGAAGCGGTCATCGGAGAGCGGGCGACCCGGCCCTTTGCCGGCGGAGAGATCATCCTCGAGTCCGACCTGGTCACACCGGCCGTCCAGGATCTGGCCGATACGCTGCAGGCCAACGAAGTCGCTCGCTGGGTCCCCATCGACTCCCGTTCCGTTGTCCCACAGCAGATCAATCCCGGCGACCTCGTCTCATTCGAAGTCCCGCGGACCGCCGGGCCGACCCCGGCCGCTACAACCGGAGGACCGGCACCACCGGCCTCCCGCACCGAACTGATCGGCCCGTTCCGCGTCCTGGCCCTGGGCAATCGAAGAGAGCCTCCCAACGTGCAGGAGGCGAATCGTCGCCGTTCCACCTCCGAGAGTACAATCACAATCGTGGTCCGCCTCGAAGATGGTCAGCTCGAACCGAAAGCCGCCCATCTGTTCGAGGCGCTGCGGCTGGCCGGCAATCAGGGAGCACGCGTGCAACTGCACTCGTCACGATACAAGCCGGA